CACAATACGTCTCCATTCATTCGGCTACACAGGAGATAAATAGATGTGTGATAAAGAGAACCCTCCCAGTCGATCTAACCGAGTGTACATACGCGTATACGGGGTGTGCTCTGAAAGGCTCGTGGGGTCAAAAATGCGTGTGATTAAGGGACCATTCTCCGGGGGTGTTGTGCAGGCGTTTTAATCACTGTGCGTTGATGTACTCTGTGTATTTCCTGCCAAGTACtagaagggtgtgtgtgtgtgtgtgtcgagcaGCTGGACTCGTTTCAGTCCACTGTCGTGTCCAGTAAACTCCACTATGCTAGTATTTCATCCTCACATGTAACGCTGTATCATTTTTTGCTTATACTATGTAACATTTGTAATGGCTATTATTGAATAAAAACTGTGACGATAATATATTTGTGCCTGTCGGCCTGCTGTGTGCTTACTCGTGTTTTActgcacagaagaagaacaaaaaagaataGATAAGTATTGGAAGAATGGGACACATACTGATACGTAATGATTGGAGAGTGGAAAACAATAACTTAAGAGAGAAACGTGCAGGAGGAgccaaaagaaaatgacacGTGTAAGGCCCGCCAAGTAACGTGAAACTAGAAGACAAAGTAGCACAAATAAAGGAGAAAATTTCTAAGGTGTTAATAGTGCAAGTtgcgtgagagagagatgttagATTGCTGAAGTGGACTAACAAAAAGTGTATggcttgtttttaatgtaacttGGACATGGACGCAGGAAGTAGAGGTGCTGTCGGGGACTGCAGCAACCCCTAAAACCAAGGCATTTTAAGATCCCTCAGTTGGCAAGGGCTGTAGTCATACAGCATGTGCTGAATTTACAAGGAGTCCCAAGTGATTAAGAAGTCAAAGTCAGTGTCTCACTAAGTCCataaagtttctcctaactCGACATCTTACAAAAATTGAGCGATTTCTAAAGGGAGTCTGGTTaatttctctcatttctcaactccctgctgttgttgactgtacAAATAGTTTTCATTGctgtaaaatgttataaataacTAATACAATTAACTAATAGAAAACAAATTGTCTCAGCTATTCAAATGAACAAGAATAACATGAATTCCACGCACCGTTGACCATGACGTCATTATGTGGACTGACCTCTCAGTGTGACCGACTTCCAGCGTCCATGCTGGGTAATTTGTTCCAACAAAGAGGTCCTTGGATTCAACGGGCAAATTGAGAAAAGGCTGCTCTGAATAAAGATGGGATGAAGATTGTGTTGGCTTTGTGCTGTAGCAGCGGCTTTGTGAATAGGACTGAAATACACGTCGAAAGCAGCCCGGGAGCGAGTGAACTGGTGAACAAAATAGCAAATGTGTGAATGGTCTGGATCAGAAAGCGATGACTCCCAGTAGAGGTCGACGGGTTATTGGCTCtgatatttggcatttttgtggaagcgttttatttttccagttgctcatgaaattcattttaaagtgcTTTACTAGGActaaagtacaattttgaggttcTTCTTCTGCTACTTAAAACTTCGACTCGCTACATTACAGCAGCAATTTAACAGATTATTGatatcaaaaaaatgaataaaaaagattAAGCTATCCAAcaatataaaagcaataaacCTGTTGCGacattaaagtgatgaacaACATTAAATAATCCAGTGATGGAATACACAATTCCTTTTTATTACACTATAAAAGTTCCTCTTTAAATAAAGATGTGTCAAGGCACTGACACAGAGCCCTGTGCTGGAGTTTGTGGTATatcaaattcaacattttgacaagaagtttttttttaaattttggctCCAAATATCTATCTAATTGTTGCAACAAAGGGGGAAAATACAGTTTaggttgtttttaaaggttgcTCACCCCGCACCATGTTGCAGAATGAGATACTTGCATcatacgtgtttgtgtgtgtgtgtgtgtgtgtgtgtgtgtgtgtgtgtgtgtgtgtgtgatggagagagggaggaaggggggggggaagcacCTGCAACGTAAGAAGAGCGAGAGGGGGCGGGAGGGGGGAGTAGGAGGATAGAGAAACAGAAGTAAGTGGGTGAAGGAgtttgggggggaggaggaggtggagggagagtgGGCAGGTGATATTTAAGCCACTGGCAAACTCTCTCTCCCCATCCATCTCTGCCTTGGCTCAGTCCCCTGCACCTCTTCAGAGACAAAGGAGGCCCTCCATCAGCACTCAGGTAAGACCGACAGCTCTGAGAGTTTGCTGCTTCGCCTgtactttctcctctctgtgtttgatgaTGGTGTCCTCATGAGGAATAGCAAATTTCAACACTGGCTGGTTGGGGCCGGGTTCGTCtgaagagttttgttttcatatttgccTTCCGctgatgttaacattttttttttttttacatcaaattaGTGCAGCCAGCCAAGAAACGATGATACACTTCAATGTAGAACAAAGAATGCACCGCTGATGgggttttttgtgtgcgtgtaaCCAAATTTTAAAAACTTCACGCACCACTCAACCCGGACAATCCTCCGTCCTCGAATTCCCAGGGTGCACGTCTATTATGGCTCAATATTGTGTTACTGGCTGCATTTTCGTCTCCATGGTTTCCctattgttttgtgtcagtcagTGAGACAGATGACCCCTATAGATTTTCCAGTAAGTCAGCTGTGGTGTCCACTCGCCTCCTTCCTTTGTCTCCGCTGCCTACATCGGTGACCTCTCGGCGCACAATGCCCCCGCAGCATGACGAGAGGCAATAACCGGTGGCTGACATTAGCATCCCCTGTCTCCCTTTGTGATGGCTGATAAATGATGCACGAGGAGATTAACGGGTTGTATGTGGGCCGCCGTGTATTGCACGGCCAGGGGATTAGCCTCAAAATAATCTTTCAGGCTTTTTATTCTTGCAGACGCGGATCCCCCCCTAACTTTGAGGCGACAGAATGTAACTTCCGGAGTTTCATCCccagaacacaacacaagggTCGGCATTGGACGATCCAGGGACGAGAACTCACAGTCAGCTATCTCTGTGCGGGAACTTGCATTTTGCTGCTTTAAACTTGAATGCAACCAAGCGAGCGAGTGAGCGGTGAGCGCGCCCACACCTGTACGCTCAAGTTAGTTTTGCATGCAGGCCCCTCAGGTTACCCGGCCCCTTAGTTTCCCAACGTGAGGTTTGTGTTTCACGTCCGGTTTTGAGTGATAAGGCCGTTACACGATCAGCAGAGCACttgttttacactgaaaacCCTTTTCACCGGTCGCATGCCTTGCCGATCCCGCTCGCGGGGGCGATAAACCCTGGAGCGAAACGGCTCAAATGTTCCTCTTCTGTTATATGCAACACTAACCACTAACTCTCGCATCGTTGACAGTGACttatctctgtctgtgtgtgcgcagtCTCTCCACGAGTCCAGCACAAGGAGCTGCAAGATGCCGGACACAATGTGTGTAAGATTGTTgtttccacagaaaaaaaaaacaaagctatcctccatctttccatccatccaaacatctgaaatgtaaaatccCAGTAaggtcacacatacacagtcaccACACCACTTAAATTAGGGTCCGTAATAGCCTCTGCCCCTGCATGCAGAGCGTTATTCGACCCTTCTTGTGTAGATATGGGAaaacctctcctctctgtacaCCTATCACTATCTCTTGGAGGAGGCTTCACCCTTCGACTGCCATGTGGCCGCGCATGCAGTCGGGGCTGGAGCGGGCATTTCGCGGCGGAATCTGACCCTTTTTTCCACCTGATGCCTTTTTTGCAGCATGTCCAAGGAGCCCAGTTCCAACCTGGAGAGTGCCATGCAGATGCTCATAAAGACCTTCCACAAGTACTCGGGGAAGGAGGGCGACAAGTACACGCTGAGCCGGGGcgagctgaaggagctgctaCTAGAGGAGCTGGGGACCTACTTAGGGGTAAGAGGAGGGGGCAAATAGGTGCTTGTGTGCGCTGACACACTAATGCCGTTTGCAAACACGCGAAGGTATGCACTTGCATACTCGGACGCAAGTTGGGACAAGCTTGCGCAGTGATgtatgccccccccccccccactcacacacacacacaacagagcaCACATTCttatctctccccctcccctctcttttcctccgTCCGCCACCGTCAGAGCTCCAAAGATAACGAGGCGGTGGAGAAGGTGATGAACGACTTGGACGCCAACAACGACGGGGAGGTGGACTTCACCGAGTTCATCATCCTGATGGGCGCCCTCACCGTCGCCTGCAACGACTTCTTCCTGGATGTCAAATCGGACGAGAAACCAAAAGGAGAGGGCGACACATCGAAGAAAGATTGAGGCGGCGcaagaggggagaaaagagtggaggaggaggaggggggaggttgAAAAgagtgggggggtggagggggagcaGGGCTGTAAATCAGGGGAGATGCTCTTATGCAATCCGTAAAAAACACTTCAACTACACATGAGGGGCAGATAGTTTGTGGGTTCACAGAGCACGGGGCAGTCGTTTCTCTCACACCACAGCAGATCCGGAGCCAGTCGCTCTCTGGGCgacttcacacacagacagaccagGGCTCATTCTTCTTCCCTCAGCTTAAATACAGCAGGTTGGACAGTTCAGGGTGAGGCGCCGGAGGGACAGGAAGTTCGACTTTTGAGCATTTCTTGCACACGAAtaatttgtgaatgtatatgaagTAGCAGATTATCGTATCATTGTGAATGTACTCAGTGTTCAGCAGCATGTTTATCCCCTTTTCTGTGCGCCTATTTTGTAATCCTTTTTGGTAATAACCAATGCATTcttcaaaaacattaaacatggcATTTAACCAACTATCCACCGTGTTTGGCCTCATGTGCTTGCCCTCAAACACTCGTCGACATGTCTGGCATGAGCCGCCGCACCTGGAAATCGAGTTTAAGCAGCGCAAAGAGAGTAACAGTGTCAGCAAACTGTTGTGTGTAAGCGTccatctctttgtgtgtgtgtctgtctgtttgtgtgtgtgtgtgtgtgtgtgtgtgtgtgtgtgtgtgtgtgtgtgtgtgtgtgtgtgtattggggATTCCCACAGAGTAAACTGCTCCAGCTCACACATCCTGCCAACAATATCCTGCAAGTCTTGTTCCACTGGATATAAGCTGACCCAGATGTTTGACTTGGATCTGCATGGAAAACTTCTtcaacagagggagaagaaagaggag
This window of the Acanthopagrus latus isolate v.2019 chromosome 3, fAcaLat1.1, whole genome shotgun sequence genome carries:
- the s100s gene encoding S100 calcium binding protein S isoform X1, with the protein product MPDTIMSKEPSSNLESAMQMLIKTFHKYSGKEGDKYTLSRGELKELLLEELGTYLGSSKDNEAVEKVMNDLDANNDGEVDFTEFIILMGALTVACNDFFLDVKSDEKPKGEGDTSKKD
- the s100s gene encoding S100 calcium binding protein S isoform X2; this encodes MSKEPSSNLESAMQMLIKTFHKYSGKEGDKYTLSRGELKELLLEELGTYLGSSKDNEAVEKVMNDLDANNDGEVDFTEFIILMGALTVACNDFFLDVKSDEKPKGEGDTSKKD